The genome window AAAAAACCCGCCTGGAACTTAGCGCAGCCGAACTGCAGCTGGCCAAAGCCGGGCAAACCTGAAGCCGCAGCCTGCCGGCTGCCATAACCAGCGGGCGTAACCGGTCAATCCTGGTTATCCGCGCTGGCCGCAATGTCTGCCTGACACTTGAGGCGCCAACTCTTCTGTGTATCGGCGATCAACCAGCTGCCATCGGCACTCTGATGCTGCGCCTCCAGCACCTGGTTGTAGCTGAATTGCCATTTGCGCAGCGTACGCCCGTCAAGCAACTCGATGCGCAGCAGGATCGCCTCACTGGCAAACGGCAGGTCGGCTTCGGCCGCTGCATCGGCCTGATCCAGCACGGTCTCATCCAGCGAGAACTGCCAGGAATACAGACCGTCGATTTCCAGCAGTTCGGCGTTTTCCAGTTCGTCCAGCAGGTACGGGCTTTCGTCAGTCATCGCGTGCCATTCCTCTATAGATCAAGCCCGAAGCGGTCGGCATCCAGATGCGCCGGAAAGCGCTCACGGTAAGCAGAGAGTGCCGCCGCGTCGAGCGTGGCGCGGAACACGCCGGAACTCTCGCCGGCAGTCAACAACGGCTCACCCTGAAAGTCCAGCACCTGGGTATCACCGCTGTAGGCGTGCCCCTTGCCATCCTCGCCGATGCGATTGACCGCCGCCACGTAACACAGGTTCTCGATGGCGCGTGCCGGCAGCAGGCGGTTCCAGTGCTGACGGCGTGCAGCCGGCCAGTTGGCGGTATACAGCAGCAGATCGGTGCCGCCGGCATCGCGACTCCATACCGGGAAGCGCAGGTCGTAGCAAACCAGCGGACGCACACGCCAGCCCTTGAGCTCCAGCAGCAGCTGCTGGTCGCCTGCGGCAAAGTGCTTGTGCTCACCGGCCATGCGGAACAGGTGGCGCTTGTCGTACCAGGCCAGCGAACCATCCGGCCGCGCCCAGAGGAAGCGGTTGCGGTAACTGCCATCCTCGGCCTGAATGATCAGACTACCCGCGACAACTGCATCCAGCTGCCTGGCTTGCTCCAGCAGCCACTGGCTGCTCGGCCCGCCCTCGGGTTCCGCAAGCTCGGCCGACTGCATGGAAAAACCGGTAGTGAACATTTCCGGCAGCACTATAAGGTCAGCGCCCCGCGCCTGCGGCAACAGAGCTTCGAACGCGCTGCGATTGGCCAGAGGATCCTGCCAGACCAGTGCGGTCTGCAGCAGCGCCAGTTTCAGGTCGGGTTTCTCAGCCATCGTGCCTCCTCAGCAGGCGACTTGTGATAGCGGTGTTGGCCGCGCTTGCTCCCGGCTGCTTTTCGCGGCAGGACCGCTGCTACACCAGCTGGTTACAACGCCGCGAGCTTTTCGCCCGCCGCGCACAGGGTCTCTTCACGCTTGGCGAAACAGAAGCGTACCAGGCGCATCTCCGTCGGTGGTTGCTGATAGAACACCGACACCGGAATCGCCGCCACGCCCTTTTCACGGGTCAGCCATTCGGCCATCTGTACATCGTTGAGATCCGGACGGATGGCTGAATAATCGGCCAGCTGGAAATAGGTGCCCGGCGCCGGAGTAAAGCTGAAGCGTGAAGCGGCCAGCCGCGCGCAGAACAGATCGCGCTTGGCCTGATAGAAAGCCGGCAGTTCGGCGATATGCTCGGGATGCCCGGCCATGAAGTCGGCCAGCGCATGCTGCAACGGCGTCACCGCGACGAAAGTGACGAACTGGTGCACCTTGCGCAGCTCGGCTGTGAGTGCCGGCGGTGCCACCACGTAGCCGGTCTTCCAGCCGGTGACGTGATAGGTCTTGCCGAACGAACTGACCACAAAGGCCCGCTGATACAGCTCTGCATGGGCCAGCACGCTGGCATGGGCAACGCCGTCAAACACCAGATGCTCGTACACCTCATCACTGATCAGCCAGATATCACGCTCGCGGATCAGCGCTGCCAGCTGATCGAGATCGGCCGCTGACAACAATGCACCACTGGGGTTGTGCGGCGAGTTGATCAGAATCAAACGGGTGCGCGGGGTGATGGCATCGGCCAGACGCTGCCAGTCCACGGCAAAATCCGGCAACTGCAGGGGTACGTGCACACAACGACCACCGGCAAGTTCAACCGCCGGCTCATAGCTGTCGTAGCAAGGATCGAGCACGATGGCTTCATCACCGGGACGAATCAGCGCCTGTACCGCACAGAAGATCGCCTCGGTAGCACCCGGCACGATGGTCACTTCGTTATCGGCATCGACACGGCGGCCATAGAGCCCGGCCACTTTCAGCGCCACCTGTTCACGCAGGCGCGGCAAGCCGGTCATCGGTGCGTACTGGTTATGCCCGGCCTGCAGATGTCGCACTGCGGCTTCAAGCAGCGCCGGCGGGCTGGCAAAATCCGGGAAGCCCTGGGACAGGTTGAGTGCGCCGGCTTCGGCGGCCAGTTGCGACATGCGGGTGAAAATCGTTGTCCCGACATTCGGCAGTTTGCTGATCAGCTGCATGGCGCTCCCCGCTGCGGATTATTTCTTGTCGCGGCGCTTCTTCTCGGCCTTCTTGTGATGGCTCATCATGCGCCGCTTCTTGTTCACCTGACGGTCGGTAAGGCTGTTCTTTTTGCCTTCATAGGGGTTCTCCCCACCCTTGTACTCGATGCGCAGCGGCGTGCCGACCAGCTTGAGTACGCGCCGGTAGGTATTTTCCAGATAGCGCGAATAGGACTTGGGGACCGCCTCCACCTGATTGCCGTGGATCACGATAATCGGCGGGTTGGCACCGCCAAGGTGGGCATAACGCAACTTGATGCGCCGGCTGCCGACCATCGGTGGCTGGTGCTCCTGCACGGCGTCTTCGAGAATCTGCGTCAGCCGGTTGGTCGGCCAGCGGGTGATTGCCGACTTGAAGGCAGCCTGCACCGACTTGTACAGATGACCGACACCGGTGCCATGCTTGGCCGAGATAAAGTGAATGTCGCAGTAGTCGACAAACATCAAGCGCCGCTCCAGCTCGGTCTTCACGTAGTCCTTTTCGCTGGTCTCCATGCCGTCCCATTTGTTCAGGGCGATGACCAGCGCACGACCGGTTTCCAGCACGAAGCCGAGCAGATTGAGGTCGTGTTCGACCACGCCTTCACGGGCATCCATGACGAAAATCACCACGTTGGCGTCCTTGATCGCCTGCAGCGTCTTGACCACCGAGAACTTTTCCACCGCCTCGAAGATCTTGCCGCGGCGGCGCACACCGGCGGTGTCGATCAGCGTGTACTTTTCCTCATCACGCTCGAACGGAATATAGATACTATCGCGGGTGGTGCCGGGCTGGTCATAGACGATGACCCGATCCTCACCCAGCATGCGATTGACCAGCGTCGACTTGCCGACATTCGGGCGGCCGATGATGGCGATCTTGATCCCGTCCTTTTCACTGGGCCCGGGGATGCGTCTGGCCTCTTCGCCTTCGGCAACGTCCTCCGCTTCCTCGCCTTCGACGAACGCCTCTTCGACCTCATCCTTGGGAAAGATACCCAGCGCCACTTCCAGCATGCTGCTGATGCCGCGACCATGGGCCGCCGCGATCGGAATGGCATCGCCCAGGCCGAGCGGGCTGAATTCGGCGCGGGCAATGTCCGGATCCACCGTATCGACCTTGTTGGCCACCACGAAGCAGCGCTTGTTGCGCTTGCGCAGGTGCTCGCCAATCATCTGGTCGGCGGCGGTCATGCCGGCCCGTGAATCGACCATGAACAGCACCGCATCGGCTTCTTCGATAGCCTGCAGGGACTGCTCGGCCATCTTCGCGTCGATACCTTCCTCGTCGCCGGAGATGCCCCCGGTATCAATGACGATATAGCTGCGCCCTTCCCACTGCGCCTCGCCATACTGACGATCGCGGGTCAGTCCGGCGAACTCGGCAACGATGGCGTCACGGGTTCGGGTCAGACGATTGAATAGCGTCGACTTGCCGACGTTGGGGCGGCCCACCAGGGCAATTACCGGAACCATGGGTTCCTCCAGCTGTAAATCAGAAAACGCAACGGCCGCTACCAGGGTAGCGGCCGGAACACAAAGGCAACCTGCAGACCACGAAGGTCAACAATTACTTGATGGTATAGGCAACCAGATCGCCACCGTTGGCGAACACATAAATCCAGTTATCCACCACCAGCGGGCGCACGCGCAGGCCATCACTATCGACCTTTTCGCGCCCGACATACTGGCCATCTGCCTGACTGAGCAGATGCACATAGCCTTCAAAATCACCGACCGCAACATAATTGGAAATAACCGCCGGCGCTGTCAGCTGCCTGCGCAACAATTGATCATTGCTCCATAAGGCCGACGAACTGTTCTTGTCGATACCTTCCACGACACCCGAGGCGAGACTCACATAAAGATTGCTGAAGTCCTCACCCAGCCCCACGTAGCTGGAAGAATCGCGCTCCCAGACTAACTGGCCACTATCCACATCCAGCCCGGCCATGCGTCCCTGGTAGGTCACTACATAGAGGATGCCGCCATCCAGCAGCAAGCCACCGTCGATATCGACAATCCGCTCCAGCTCGGAACGCCCCTTGGGCACGGTCACTTTTTGCTGCCAGACCGGCGAACCGTTCTGTACGTCCAGCGCTATCACCTTGCCCGTCGACAGGGCCGCAATGGCCAGAGTACCGGTTACCAAGGGTGCACTGGTACCACGCAAAGTCAGTACCGCCGGGGTGTTATCGGAAATCCACAAACGCTTGCCGGTATCGGCATCCAGACCGATAACCCGATCATCCTGGGTCTGCACCACCACCACATTGCCATTGCTGACTGGCGGGGCGAGGACTTCACTCGGCACCTTGGCGCTCCAGACCAGTTCGCCGGTATTCGCATCCAGCGCAACGACCTTACCTTTGAGGGTGCCGACGAACAGCAGATTGCCATTCACACTGATGGCGCCTGTAACCTGATGGTGCAGGTCCTTTTCCCAGATCTTGTCGCCAGTCAGGCGATCAATCGCCATCACTTCGCCATTCAGGTCGGAAGCGAAAATGCGGTTGCCATCGATCGCCGGGATCAGCTTGTTGTAGAACTCGCCCTGACCATCACCAACCGAGCGACTCCACTCCTGCTGCAGGCTGGCCTTTTCGGTGAAATCCGGCAGCGGGGCCGGTTCCAGTTCCTGTTCTTTGCTGCTGCTGCAGCCCACCACCA of Pseudomonas pohangensis contains these proteins:
- a CDS encoding DUF5629 family protein, giving the protein MTDESPYLLDELENAELLEIDGLYSWQFSLDETVLDQADAAAEADLPFASEAILLRIELLDGRTLRKWQFSYNQVLEAQHQSADGSWLIADTQKSWRLKCQADIAASADNQD
- a CDS encoding amidohydrolase produces the protein MAEKPDLKLALLQTALVWQDPLANRSAFEALLPQARGADLIVLPEMFTTGFSMQSAELAEPEGGPSSQWLLEQARQLDAVVAGSLIIQAEDGSYRNRFLWARPDGSLAWYDKRHLFRMAGEHKHFAAGDQQLLLELKGWRVRPLVCYDLRFPVWSRDAGGTDLLLYTANWPAARRQHWNRLLPARAIENLCYVAAVNRIGEDGKGHAYSGDTQVLDFQGEPLLTAGESSGVFRATLDAAALSAYRERFPAHLDADRFGLDL
- a CDS encoding pyridoxal phosphate-dependent aminotransferase, with protein sequence MQLISKLPNVGTTIFTRMSQLAAEAGALNLSQGFPDFASPPALLEAAVRHLQAGHNQYAPMTGLPRLREQVALKVAGLYGRRVDADNEVTIVPGATEAIFCAVQALIRPGDEAIVLDPCYDSYEPAVELAGGRCVHVPLQLPDFAVDWQRLADAITPRTRLILINSPHNPSGALLSAADLDQLAALIRERDIWLISDEVYEHLVFDGVAHASVLAHAELYQRAFVVSSFGKTYHVTGWKTGYVVAPPALTAELRKVHQFVTFVAVTPLQHALADFMAGHPEHIAELPAFYQAKRDLFCARLAASRFSFTPAPGTYFQLADYSAIRPDLNDVQMAEWLTREKGVAAIPVSVFYQQPPTEMRLVRFCFAKREETLCAAGEKLAAL
- the der gene encoding ribosome biogenesis GTPase Der — encoded protein: MVPVIALVGRPNVGKSTLFNRLTRTRDAIVAEFAGLTRDRQYGEAQWEGRSYIVIDTGGISGDEEGIDAKMAEQSLQAIEEADAVLFMVDSRAGMTAADQMIGEHLRKRNKRCFVVANKVDTVDPDIARAEFSPLGLGDAIPIAAAHGRGISSMLEVALGIFPKDEVEEAFVEGEEAEDVAEGEEARRIPGPSEKDGIKIAIIGRPNVGKSTLVNRMLGEDRVIVYDQPGTTRDSIYIPFERDEEKYTLIDTAGVRRRGKIFEAVEKFSVVKTLQAIKDANVVIFVMDAREGVVEHDLNLLGFVLETGRALVIALNKWDGMETSEKDYVKTELERRLMFVDYCDIHFISAKHGTGVGHLYKSVQAAFKSAITRWPTNRLTQILEDAVQEHQPPMVGSRRIKLRYAHLGGANPPIIVIHGNQVEAVPKSYSRYLENTYRRVLKLVGTPLRIEYKGGENPYEGKKNSLTDRQVNKKRRMMSHHKKAEKKRRDKK
- the bamB gene encoding outer membrane protein assembly factor BamB; the encoded protein is MSKAMRWKTLAVLTLASVVVGCSSSKEQELEPAPLPDFTEKASLQQEWSRSVGDGQGEFYNKLIPAIDGNRIFASDLNGEVMAIDRLTGDKIWEKDLHHQVTGAISVNGNLLFVGTLKGKVVALDANTGELVWSAKVPSEVLAPPVSNGNVVVVQTQDDRVIGLDADTGKRLWISDNTPAVLTLRGTSAPLVTGTLAIAALSTGKVIALDVQNGSPVWQQKVTVPKGRSELERIVDIDGGLLLDGGILYVVTYQGRMAGLDVDSGQLVWERDSSSYVGLGEDFSNLYVSLASGVVEGIDKNSSSALWSNDQLLRRQLTAPAVISNYVAVGDFEGYVHLLSQADGQYVGREKVDSDGLRVRPLVVDNWIYVFANGGDLVAYTIK